In Pyricularia oryzae 70-15 chromosome 2, whole genome shotgun sequence, one genomic interval encodes:
- a CDS encoding DNA-directed RNA polymerase N/8 kDa subunit — protein sequence MIIPIRCFSCGKVTGDLWERFLNLIDSGMSDGDAMDALGCKRYCCRRMIMTHVDLIEKLLKYSTEGRHDKKMNLSHSS from the exons ATGATTATTCCCATCCGATGCTTCTCCTGTGGCAAG GTCACTGGCGATCTCTGGGAGCGTTTCCTCAACCTTATCGACAGTGGGATGTCTGACGG AGATGCTATGGATGCCCTTGGCTGCAAGAGGTATTGCTGCCGCCGTATGATCATGACACACGTTGATCTGATTGAAAAGCTGCTCAA ATATTCGACCGAAGGCCGACACGACAAGAAGATGAACCTATCGCATTCATCATGA
- a CDS encoding naringenin 3-dioxygenase produces MSFTSIPVLDLSLASSPTTKPAFLADLRSALMEVGFLYLKNVGIPDSLFASAISHGRAFFELPLDEKLKIEMKNAPSFLGYSRLSAEVTAGAIDHREQIDLSTEHVVPTAPDTPRYYNLLGPNQWPDEAALPGFRDTFTAYMTAMGAVSMRFTALVAEAIGLPASAFERYFERSIQDQQHKLKIVKYPDVGELGADGAARQGVGPHKDSMYTSYLLQASGHRGLQVQNLRGDWVDCPPVDGTLVVAIGQGLEALTGGVCASTTHRVLSPAAGEGARFSIPFFQGVRLDTEFEELETAGLGRAVPEEVREQRRRVLLEGSGQRLDDVEFTFRTGGVAKTLGEATLRNRVKSHPDVGERWYPDILASIREEQRIAGRQGAGTSTAPGVEKLRGDAQAV; encoded by the coding sequence ATGTCATTTACTTCCATCCCTGTGCTTGACCTTTCACTGGCCTCATCGCCGACAACCAAACCAGCATTCCTCGCCGACCTGCGCTCCGCTCTTATGGAAGTCGGCTTCCTGTACCTCAAAAATGTTGGAATCCCTGATTCGCTCTTCGCGTCGGCCATCTCACACGGCCGGGCCTTCTTTGAGCTGCCGCTGGACGAGAAACTCAAAATCGAAATGAAGAACGCGCCGTCATTCCTGGGTTATAGCCGGCTCTCGGCCGAGGTGACGGCCGGCGCGATAGATCACCGCGAGCAGATCGACTTGTCTACCGAGCACGTCGTGCCGACGGCGCCCGACACGCCGAGGTATTACAACCTCCTCGGCCCGAACCAGTGGCCAGACGAGGCGGCCCTGCCCGGGTTCCGCGACACCTTCACCGCGTACATGACGGCCATGGGCGCCGTCTCCATGCGCTTCACGGCGCTGGTGGCCGAGGCCATCGGCCTGCCCGCGTCCGCGTTTGAGCGCTATTTTGAGCGCAGCATCCAAGACCAGCAGCACAAGCTCAAGATCGTCAAGTACCCCGACGTCGGGGAGCTCGGGGCGGACGGGGCAGCCAGGCAGGGCGTCGGCCCGCACAAGGACAGCATGTACACAAGTTACCTGCTCCAGGCCAGCGGGCACCGCGGGCTGCAGGTGCAGAACCTGCGCGGCGACTGGGTCGACTGCCCTCCCGTGGACGGGACGCTGGTCGTGGCCATTGGGCAAGGGCTCGAGGCGCTGACGGGCGGCGTATGCGCGAGCACGACGCACCGCGTGCTGTCGCCCGCCGCCGGAGAGGGCGCCCGCTTCTCCATCCCCTTCTTCCAGGGCGTCAGGCTCGACACCGAGTTCGAGGAGCTCGAGACGGCTGGGCTGGGACGCGCCGTGCCAGAAGAGGTGCGGGAGCAGCGCAGAAGGGTGCTGCTGGAGGGCAGCGGCCAGCGGCTGGACGACGTGGAGTTTACGTTTCGCACGGGAGGGGTCGCGAAGACGCTCGGCGAGGCGACGCTCAGGAACCGCGTCAAGAGCCACCCGGACGTGGGTGAGCGGTGGTACCCCGATATTCTGGCGAGCATCAGGGAGGAGCAGAGGATCGCCGGGAGGCAAGGTGCTGGGACGAGCACAGCACCTGGAGTGGAAAAGCTCAGGGGCGATGCGCAGGCTGTCTGA
- a CDS encoding WD repeat-containing protein: MAKGKRKRDKAEQVEKKTSKRHRSKSKLRASDAEAALSAKTEIDDTGVALVKTEIEEESDAEEQALVPATALAAGWKISEPMGGRLADIEPIFSQDEKYIILAYETSIQVYSTEDSLLVRRIPIAKPLRKRSKSHFKSSSAPRVLAAVPSLTEPQVVWVADDWQVIWKVNWETGEAAVHTKSGFKVSAMQAINPAGTKGQELLLTSENSAKGTSQLVAYATASGRADRYELNSCPGDIHMLRATADGCTVVGAMDARLLIAKLRLDKDSTDALVVSSETYVLDAPDDVCSLDVRLASRKTTSTPKKSKLKQNSGVAEASLVLDFVIGTVRGSIYVYNDVLSPLQKSGSIERIQPRQYHWHPRAVHSVKWSHDGEYFVSGGTENTLVLWQVDTGRREYLPHLSGCVNNIIVSPLGSSYAVTLDDNSAMVLSTSEMTPTTYISGLQSLVLSDKKKRDKAVRRVWKPVEQITRPLTAAINPREPTRLYLSVGNGQAAMSTDSTPSAASVQVFDFSTFQSLSKQPLARTNPTENNLTPKGYPVTEPWISHMSFSHQGDWLASVDEWQPPVRDLEPIAEDKHAAESLSQERKEIHLKFWKVGAEGIGQMELISRIDEAHFTTRPESILSLAASPRASLFSTVGADGKVRLWGPFSQQSSKTPANALVAKGQGVHAATETVEGWSCVQEIPLASNTSITEIEVDSADEPLNAKPSGASTFSDDGSTLFVAYGLPDEVVLYIIDASSGRIRNRVNQLVEGEVRSLQILGSCLIILAGSVVVYDVVEDTIRYNVTFDDPHPSLKLQMTQLAVDKRSKTFALAVPVFYKAEKPSYKKGVVSEVAVFTLEDDRPVLVQAIPNLVISLLPVPGSAGFVAIDSAAHVLAVIQATAINPLAAPLSDLQLDKVADHDDQDAMEVDDEDESNGNKLLLQLNGNSDAMDEDNDADEMEDMETYNAILVPEKLTQIFDGAPAFALPPIEDLFYQVSELISPKAVPSSA, translated from the exons ATGGCCAAGGGCAAGCGGAAGCGAGACAAGGCGGAGCAGGTCGAGAAGAAGACTTCAAAGCGACACCGATCAAAGTCCAAGCTCCGCGCAAGCGATGCCGAGGCTGCGCTTTCAGCCAAAACCGAGATAGATGACACTGGCGTGGCCCTGGTGAAGACAGAGATTGAGGAAGAGAGCGATGCGGAGGAGCAGGCTCTCGTACCTGCGACAGCTCTGGCCGCAGGATGGAAGATTTCGGAACCTATGGGCGGTCGTCTGGCTGATATAGAGCCTATTTTCAGTCAGGATGAGAA ATACATCATTCTCGCATACGAAACCTCGATCCAGGTCTACTCCACCGAAGATTCACTCCTCGTCCGCAGGATACCGATCGCAAAGCCGCTACGGAAGCGCAGCAAATCTCATTTCAAGTCCAGCAGCGCTCCACGAGTCTTGGCCGCTGTTCCCTCGTTGACCGAGCCCCAGGTGGTGTGGGTAGCCGACGACTGGCAGGTCATTTGGAAAGTCAACTGGGAGACGGGCGAGGCAGCAGTTCACACCAAATCTGGATTCAAGGTGTCGGCAATGCAAGCTATCAATCCTGCTGGTACCAAAGGCCAGGAGCTTCTCCTCACCTCCGAGAACTCTGCCAAGGGAACCTCGCAGCTCGTGGCGTATGCCACTGCCTCAGGACGAGCTGATCGTTACGAGCTGAATAGCTGCCCTGGAGACATTCACATGCTAAGGGCCACGGCTGATGGTTGCACTGTTGTCGGCGCTATGGACGCCAGATTGCTGATTGCGAAGCTGAGACTGGACAAGGACTCGACCGATGCGCTTGTCGTGTCAAGCGAGACCTACGTCCTTGACGCCCCTGATGACGTGTGTTCTCTTGACGTAAGATTGGCTTCGAGGAAGACAACTTCCACACCCAAGAAGTCAAAGTTGAAACAAAACTCTGGAGTAGCCGAGGCTAGCCTGGTTTTAGATTTTGTGATTGGAACCGTGAGGGGTTCGATATACGTTTATAACGACGTTCTTTCTCCCCTCCAAAAGTCTGGCTCTATCGAGCGGATCCAGCCCAGGCAATATCATTGGCATCCCCGGGCTGTGCACAGCGTCAAGTGGTCTCACGATG GCGAGTACTTTGTTTCTGGAGGAACTGAGAATACCTTGGTTCTGTGGCAGGTTGATACAGGAAGGAGAGAGTATCTCCCCCATTTGTCAGGCTGCGTCAACAACATTATTGTTTCACCTCTGGGCTCTTCGTACGCCGTTACTCTTGACGACAATTCTGCCATGGTTCTTTCCACATCTGAAATGACGCCCACGACGTACATCTCAGGTCTCCAGTCTTTAGTCTTGagtgacaagaagaagagagaCAAGGCTGTTCGACGGGTTTGGAAGCCAGTTGAGCAGATTACCAGACCGCTCACTGCTGCCATCAACCCCAGGGAGCCCACACGGCTTTACTTGAGCGTCGGCAACGGCCAGGCTGCTATGAGCACCGATTCTACCCCGTCAGCTGCTTCAGTACAAGTTTTTGATTTCTCCACTTTCCAGAGCTTATCCAAGCAACCTTTGGCTCGTACAAATCCCACCGAAAACAACCTTACGCCGAAAGGCTACCCTGTTACCGAGCCTTGGATTTCGCACATGTCCTTCTCACATCAAGGAGACTGGCTCGCATCCGTCGATGAATGGCAGCCACCAGTCCGCGATCTGGAACCGATTGCCGAGGACAAACATGCAGCCGAGTCACTCAGCCAGGAGAGGAAGGAGATCCACCTCAAGTTCTGGAAGGTCGGCGCGGAAGGCATTGGTCAGATGGAGCTGATATCACGTATTGATGAGGCGCATTTCACCACAAGGCCTGAGTCGATCTTGAGCTTGGCAGCCAGCCCTAGGGCATCTTTATTCAGCACAGTGGGCGCAGATGGCAAAGTCAGGTTGTGGGGGCCATTTTCGCAGCAATCTAGCAAAACGCCTGCGAATGCTCTAGTGGCCAAGGGCCAGGGAGTTCACGCCGCAACTGAGACGGTGGAGGGCTGGTCTTGTGTCCAGGAAATTCCTTTGGCCTCCAACACCAGCATCACAGAGATTGAGGTTGACTCCGCTGATGAGCCACTGAACGCTAAGCCATCAGGTGCCTCGACTTTCTCCGACGACGGCTCGACATTATTCGTTGCATATGGTCTTCCTGACGAGGTGGTGCTGTATATCATTGACGCATCTTCTGGTCGGATACGCAACAGAGTAAACCAGCTCGTTGAAGGCGAGGTTCGTAGCTTGCAAATACTCGGATCGTGTCTGATCATATTAGCCGGTAGCGTCGTTGTCTACGATGTTGTTGAGGATACGATTCGGTACAACGTCACATTTGACGACCCTCACCCGAGCCTGAAGCTGCAGATGACACAATTGGCAGTTGACAAAAGGTCAAAGACATTTGCGCTCGCCGTGCCCGTATTCTACAAGGCAGAAAAGCCCAGTTACAAGAAGGGTGTTGTGTCTGAGGTCGCAGTTTTCACACTTGAAGACGACCGACCAGTCCTTGTGCAGGCCATACCAAACCTCGTCATCTCGTTGCTCCCTGTTCCCGGCTCTGCTGGATTCGTCGCAATTGATTCCGCCGCACATGTGCTCGCGGTTATTCAAGCCACGGCAATTAACCCGCTCGCGGCGCCGTTATCAGACCTGCAACTGGATAAAGTGGCAGATCATGACGACCAAGACGCAATGGAAGTtgacgatgaggatgaaTCCAATGGCAACAAACTGCTGTTGCAACTCAACGGAAACAGCGACGCAATGGACGAAGATAATGACGCGGACGAGATGGAAGATATGGAGACGTACAACGCAATATTGGTGCCCGAGAAGCTGACGCAGATCTTTGATGGCGCCCCTGCATTTGCGCTGCCGCCgatcgaggatctcttctaCCAAGTCTCGGAGCTGATCTCACCCAAAGCGGTTCCTAGTTCTGCTTGA